TCGGCGAAGCACAAGCGTTCTCGCAATCTATTGATGACATCAAGTGCTGTCAACATCACCCGATGTCGACATCGGAGCTGTGAGAAGATGGCGCCATGGCCGCCGAAGACGACGGAGCGATCCCCGGGATGCGCCGCTGGCGTGGCCGGTCCCCCGCCGCTCGGGTCGCCATGCGCCGCGACCAGCTGATCGAGGCGTGCACCGAACTGATGGCGACGATCGGCGCGGCGGACACCTCGATGCGCGGAGTATGCAGGCAGGCCGGGCTCACCGAACGCTATTTCTACGAGAGTTTTCCCAATCTCGACGCATTGCTCACCACCGTGCTCGACACCGTGGTGCTCGGCGCCCGGGACCGACTACTCGCGGCGTTACCCTCGGCCCCGATCCAGCGCGCCGCCATGTTCCGGCACCTGGTCACCGTGTTCACCGACTACCTCACCGAGGATCGGCGCCGCGGCCGGATCATGTTCGTCGAATCGCAGGCCACCCCGGTGCTCATGCCCCGCGCCAACCAGCTCATCGGATTATTCACGGCGCCGATCGCCTTGACGATCGGCGCCGGCGACTACACCGACCCCGGACCCGACGAGCACGACAGCGCACTCAACGCCAGCGCCATCTTCGGCGCGCTGGCCTATCTCTACCGGCCCTGGCTGGACGGCGAGATCCCGGTCTCCCGAGAACGATTCGACGAGCACGCCGCGACCGTGCTGGAAAACGTTGCCCGAGTGCGCTCTTCGGCCAATTCAGCCACCTAGGGCAAGAATTCATCCGATGTATCCGGCGGTCGCCGATCGCCCCCTCCCCAGCCGCGAACACGGGTTCCCTTCAGCCTCAACACAGTTGATGACGCGGCAAGCATCACCCGGTGCAGGCGGTCGGCCGACGATCGCGTGTGACTCGCAGTGAAGTCACTCACATCCGAGATCCGGAGGTACCGCAGGCCGAGCCGCCGCGGCGCAGTTAGCTAAAAGTTAGCCATATCCGCCAGCGCGCCCAACCGGGACGATCGGCCCAACTCCGGCGCCGGACCGTCAAACCTGTTGCAGACGACGGAAATTTACCCGCGCGCGCCGCTGTCATCGCACCATAGCCAGCCGGTCACCAGTTAGTGATACCTCACGGCACACATACTCGAAAATGCATGCGCGACTGGACATGTGGGCCGAGGCGGTTGTTGTTACCGTCGGGTAGTGTCCGACGCACCGAAGATCAGAGACGATCGCGGAACCGTATTTTCTCCACGATTTCAGGAGCGCGCGTGTCGCATTCTCGATTCGAATCCATCGGCGCCTATCTGCCTTCGAATGTCGTCACCACCCAGGAGCTGCTCTCCCGGCTGCAGGAACCTCCCTCTTTCGATCTCGAGAAGATCACCGGCGTCAAGGAACGTCGCGTGCACGACACCAGGCCGGAGTCGTACGAGGACTCGTTCGCGATCGCGATGAAGGCGGCGCAGGACTGTCTGTCCAGGTCACGATACGACGCCGCGGAACTCGACGTGATCATCTCCACCTCGATCACGCGGAGCAACCACGCCACCCGCATGTACATGGAGCCGTCCTTCGCGGGGTCGATAAGCCGCCTTATCGGAGCGCAGAAGGCCATTACTTTCGACGTTTCCAACGCGTGCGCCGGAATGCTCACCGGCACCTACATTCTCGATCGGATGATCCGTTCCGGGGCCGTGCGCAACGGCATGGTGGTCAGCGGCGAGGCCATTACTCCGATCGCCGACACCGCGGTCGCGGAGATTTCCGAGAAATACGATCTGCAGTTCGCCTCGCTCTCGGTGGGCGACTCGGGCGCGGCGGTCGTGCTCGACCAGGCGGTGGACGACGACGACAAGATCCACTACATCGAGTTGATGACCGCCTCGGAGTACTCGCACCTGTGTCTCGGCATGCCGAGCGACAAGAGCCAGGGTGTTGCGCTGTATACCGACAACCGCAAAATGCACAACGAAGACCGCTTCCTTTTGGGCACCAACAGCCAGATCAACTATCTGGAAGCCCAGGGCCGCACCTTCGCCGACGAGAAGTTCGACTACGTCATCCACCACCAGTTCGGCGCGGCCGCGATTCCGTGGATGAACGCCATCTGCGAGCGCGAGTTCGGCACCCCGATGCCGCCTGATCTGCGGGTCATCGAGAAGTACGGAAACACCTCCACCACTTCGCATTTCATCGTTCTGCACGATCAGCTCAGCGAGCAGAACATTCCGGCGGGCTCGAAGCTGCTGATGATCCCGGCCGCCTCCGGCATCGTGACCGGCTTCCTGTCCACCACCATCTCGTCTCTGAAGGTCTGAGGTCAGCCATGGGCGTTCGCATCAAATCCACCGGCGTCAGCCGCGCCGAAGACACCAACAGCAGCGTGGAGAACAGCGGCCGCGCCGCGAAGCAGAGCCTGGAGCGGGCCGGTGTCCGGCCCGATCAGGTCGGCGTGTTGATCAACGCCGGGGTGTTCCGGGACTCCAACACGGTGGAACCGGCCGTGTCCGCGCTGATCCAGAAGGCGGCGGGCATCGGCCTCGAATACGCCAAGGACGATCCGCGGACCTTCTCGTTCGACCTGATGAACGGCGCGACCGGCGTGCTCGACGCGGTCGGTGTGGCCACCTCGATCCTGGAGACCGGCAGCGCCGAGCACGTGCTGATCGTCTCCGGTGACGCGCATCCGTCGATGACCCGCAAGGCCGCCACCGACGACTTCCCTTATGCCGCTTCGGGTGCCGCGCTGCTGCTGGAGCGCACCGACGAGCCCGAAGGCTTCGGCCGGGTGCACACGGTGAACGGCGAGGGCACGCCCGCCGTCGAGGCCTACGTCGACACCGCGACGATGGGCAGCGTCGGGCGCGGCCTGATGACGGTCGAGCGGGAGCCGGACTTCGCCGCGCGACTGCTGAACGTGGCCGTCGAGGCCGCGCTGGCCGCGCTCAACGAGGCCGGCCACGGCGACCTGTCGGGTACCGCCCTGATCGCCTCGACGCCGACCGCCGAGTTCCCGCTGCAACTCGCGGACGCGCTCGGGATCGACGAGGACGCGGTGCGCACCCCCGACCTGACCGACGGCGACCCGCACACCGCGGCGCTGCCGCAGGCCTACCACCGGGCCGTCGTGGACGAGACGCTGCGCGAGTTCGGCCACGTGCTGTTCGTCGCCGCGGGCGCAGGCCCGTCGGCCGCGGCGGTGCTGTACCGGCTGCCCGCGCTCGCCGGGGCGACTGCGTGAGTTCGGCGACCTACTGGCAGGCCATCGACCGGTTCCGCGCGTTCGCGCGCGCGGAACCGGATCGAGAAGCCGTCATCTACCCGGTCGGCACGGATGCCGCGGGCCTGCCTGCCTACCGCCATGTCAGCTATCGCGAGCTCGACGACTGGTCCGAGACCATCGCCGAACGGCTCACCGCGTCCGGCGTCGGGTCCGGTACCCGCACCATCGTGCTCGTGCTGCCCAGCCCGGAGTTGTACGCGATCCTGTTCGCGCTGTTGAAGATCGGCGCCGTGCCGGTGGTGATCGATCCGGGCATGGGGCTGCGCAAGATGGTGCACTGCCTGCGTGCGGTCGAGGCGGAGGCGTTCATCGGCATCCCGCCCGCGCACGCGGTGCGCGTGCTGTTCCGCCGCAGCTTCCGCAAGGTTCGCACCACGGTGACGGTGGGCAAGCGGTGGTTCTGGCGGGGCGCGAAGCTCTCGGCGTGGGGCACCACACCCAGCGGCGCCGCGGTGGACCGAGTGCCCGCCGACCCCGGCGACGTGCTCGTCATCGGATTCACCACGGGCAGTACCGGACCCGCCAAAGCGGTGGAGCTGACCCACGGCAATCTGGCGTCGATGATCGACCAGGTGCACACCGCGCGCGGTGAGATCGCGCCGGAGACCTCGTTGATCACCTTGCCGCTGGTCGGCATTCTCGATCTGCTGCTCGGATCCCGCTGTGTGCTACCGCCGTTGATCCCGAGCAAGGTCGGCTCGACCGACCCCGCCCATGTCGCGCACGCCATCGAAACCTTCGGTGTGCGAACGATGTTCGCCTCACCCGCGCTGCTGATTCCGCTGCTGCGCCACCTGGAGCAGCAGCCGAACGAGCTGAAGACGCTGGCCAGCATCTATTCCGGTGGCGCGCCGGTGCCGGACTGGTGCATCGCGGGCCTGCGCGCGGCGCTGACCGAGGACGTGCGGATCTTCGCCGGATACGGGTCCACCGAGGCACTGCCCATGTCGCTCATCGAATCTCGCGAGCTGTTCGACGGCCTGGTCGAGCGGACGCACCGCGGCGAGGGCACCTGCATCGGGCGACCGGCCGACCGGATCGACGCCAGGATCGTCGCCATCACCGATGACGCGATCCCGACCTGGGCACAGGCCGAGGAACTGGCCGGTGACCTCGAGCAGTCGCGCGGCATCGGCGAACTCGTCGTCGCCGGGCCCAATGTCAGCACGCACTACTACTGGCCGGACGCGGCGAACCGGCAGGGCAAGATCGTGGACGGGGACCGGATCTGGCACCGCACCGGCGATCTCGCGTGGATCGACGACTCGGGCCGCATCTGGTTCTGCGGGCGCAAGAGTCAGCGGGTGGTCACCGCCGACGGGCCGATGTTCACGGTTCAGGTGGAACAGATCTTCAATACCGTTGCGGGCGTGGCGCGCACGGCACTGGTCGGCGTGGGCGCGCCGGGCGCGCAGCGGCCGGTGCTGTGCATCGAACTGAAGCCCGATGCCGAGGGCGCCGCGGTCGGGGCGGCGCTGCGGGCCCGCGGCGCCGAGTTCGACCTCAGCCGGCCGATCGCCGATTTCCTGATCCACCCCGGCTTCCCGGTCGATATCCGGCACAACGCCAAGATCGGGCGCGAGCAGCTCGCGCAATGGGCGGGCGAGCAGCTGGGAGTGCGCGCATGAGCGTGAAAACGACGGCACTGCGGGCGATTCCGGTGCTCGGCTGGGTCTACCTGGCGGGCGGGCTCGTCGCGGCGGCGACGGACCGGGTGCCCGCGAACCGAGTGCTGCGCGCCGCGTGGTGGATCGACGCGTTCCTGAGCATCGTGGTGCACGCGGCGCAGATCCGGCCCGCGCTGCGCGCGGCCGAGGGGTCGGGCCGCTCCCCGCTCGAAACGGCCGTACTGACGCAGATCTTCGGAATGACTTGGTGGCGAACGCAATGAGCAAAGTACTGGTCACCGGCGCGTCCGGTTTCCTCGGCGGCGCACTGGTGCGCAGGCTGGTCCGCGACGGCGCGCACGATGTGTCGATTCTGGTGCGGCGCACCAGCAATCTGGCCGATCTCGGCCCCGACGTGGACAAGGTCGAGCTGGTCTACGGCGATCTGACCGATGCCGCGTCGCTGGTGCAGGCCACCAGCGGGGTCGACATCGTGTTCCACAGCGCCGCCCGGGTCGACGAGCGGGGCACTCGCGAGCAGTTCTGGCAGGAGAACGTCCGAGCCACCGAGTTGCTGCTGGACGCCGCGCGTCGCGGCGGCGCGTCGGCGTTCGTGTTCATCTCCAGCCCCAGCGCGCTGATGGACTACGACGGCGGCGACCAGCTCGACATCGACGAGTCGGTGCCGTATCCGCGCCGCTACCTGAACCTGTATTCCGAGACCAAGGCCGCCGCCGAACGTGCGGTATTGGCCGCGGACACCACGGGTTTCCGGACCTGCGCGCTGCGCCCGCGGGCGATCTGGGGCGCGGGCGACCGGTCCGGCCCGATCGTGCGGCTGCTCGGTCGCACCGGCACCGGCAAGCTGCCCGATATCTCGTTCGGGCGCGACGTATACGCCTCGCTGTGCCACGTCGACAACATCGTCGACGCGTGCGTCAAAGCCGCGGCGAGCCCGGCGACGGTGGGCGGCAAGGCCTATTTCATCGCCGACGCCGAAAAGACCAACGTGTGGGAGTTTCTCGGCGCGGTGGCCGGCCGGCTGGGGTATGAACCGCCGAGCCGCAAGCCCAACCCGAAGGTGATCAACGCGGTGGTCGGCGTCACCGAGACCATCTGGCGAATCCCGGCCGTGGCGACCCGCTGGTCGCCCCCGCTGTCGCGCTATGCCGTCGCGCTGATGACGCGCAGCGCGACCTACGACACCGGCGCCGCCGCACGCGATTTCGGCTATCGGCCGGTCGTGGACCGCGAGACCGGACTCGCCGGCTTCCTCACCTGGCTCGAAAAACAGGGTGGGGCCGTGGAACTCACCCGCACGCTGCGCTGACCCTCGGCGAAAGCCGCGATCGGAGGCCCTCATGACCAACGACACCGTCTTCCGCAGGAAGATCTCGCCCACCGAGCGGCTGTACTTCTTCACCCGCGAGGTGACGCCGCCGTTCCTGATGCATCTCGCGGTGCACGGCGACGGGGCGATCGACCCCGCCGCCCTGCAGCGCGCCGTCGACGTGGCCTCGGCCGCGAACCCCGGCGCCCGGCTGGTCCGGGACGGAAAGTATTGGGTGGACAGCGGTGTCGCGGCCGCGGTCCGGGTGGTGCCGGACTGGACGCTCGACTACGCCGCGCTGGAGAACGACGCGGTGCTCAACAGCCCGATCGGCCCGTCCCCCGAGCGGACCACCGAGGTGCTGTTGCTGACCGGGGCCGAGACGACCATCGTGTTCCGCGTCTTCCACGGCGTGATGGACGGCATGGGCATGCGCATGTGGGCCGACGACGTGCTGCGCGCGCTGCGCGGCGCCGAGCCGGTGGGCGCCCCCGACGCGATCGCGGACACCGAACTGGTCGCGCAGGTCGGCGCGCCGGGCAGGCAGACGCTGGTGCTGCCGACCTACCGGGCCGCCATCGGCACCGGCCGCCAGGATCCGACCGCGGTGCGCTGGTTGCTGCGGCACCGCACCATCGACGGCACCGGCAAGGGCATCGTCGCGCGGGTCGCGGCGATCCTCGCCGCGGAGGCGGGGGTGAAGTCCCGCTTCATGATTCCGGTCGACCTGCGCCGCCACGATCCCGCGTTGCGCTCCACCGGCAACCTCGCGCTGCCGCTGTTCCTCGACGTCCGTCCCGGCGAAGGCTGGGAGTCGGTGAGCGCTCAGATGCGTACCGGCCTGCAGGAGCGGCGCGAGCTGAACCAGCTCGACAACGGTGGCCTGTCGAAGTTCCCGCCCGCCGTCATCCGCGCGGTGCTGCGGGCGAGCAACTGGCTCGGCGCCCGGCACAACCGGAACATGGTCTCCGCCACGGTGTCCCATATGGGCAAGGTCGATCTGGACGAGCTGGCCGTGCCCGGCTGGACCCCGACCACCATGCGGGTGCTGCCCCAGCACACCGGCTCGATGCCGCTGCTGTTCGGCATGGTGGAGGTGCGCGGACGGATCGAGCTGATGGTCTCGGCGCGCAACGGCGCGGGCATCGAAGCGCGGCTGGAGGCGCTGCTCGACAAGATCGCGCACACCCTGGAAGCCGAACTCGCACCGCAAGATTCGCCGGTCCGATGACCGCCTGGGCACGATTCGTCAGCGCCCGGCCACGGACGGTGCTGGCCGTCGTGGCCGGGGCGATGCTGCTGTTCGGGCTGCTCGGCATGAACACCGCCGACAAGGTGAGCGCCGCCGGATTCATTGATCCGCACAGCGAATCCGCCGCGGTGGACCGGCTGGTGCGCGCGCACTTCGGCCCGCAGACCCCGGACGCGGTCGCGCTCTACACCGCACCGGCCGGGCAGACGCTCGACGATATCGGCCCCGCGGTGCAGCGGTCGCTCGCTCGGATCGACCCCGCGCTGCTGCAACGACCGGTCGAAACCTATTGGAACAGTGTGCCGCCGCGCAAACAGTTCCTGCGCTCCGCCGACAACCGGCAGGCCCTGGCCGCAGTGTATCTCGCCGGCGACGACAACCGCCGGGTCGCCGCCTACCCGGATATCGAAGCGGCACTGCGGGTTCCCGGCATCGACACGAAGCTTTCCGGCTACAGCGCACTGGCCACCCAGATCAACAAGCAGTCCCAGCACGACCTGGTGCGGGCCGAATCCCTTTCGCTGCCGCTGACACTGCTGATCCTGGTGCTGGTGTTCGGCGGGGTGGTCGCGGCCTCGTTCCCGGTGGCGGTCGGCGTGCTCGCGGTGCTCGGCGCGATGGGCACCATCCGGGTGCTCACCGAGTTCACCGAGGTCAGCACGTTTGCGGTGAATATCGCCTCGCTGCTCGGCCTGGGCATGGCGATCGACTACGGCCTGTTTCTGGTGACCAGATTCCGCGAAGAACGCGCGAACGGGCGCGAGCTGACGGCGGCGATCGAACGCACCTGCGCCACCGCGGGCCGCACCGTCGCGTTCTCGGCCCTGCTGCTGATCTGTGCGTTCGCGGGCACTTTCGTCTTCCCGCAGGCCGTGCTGCGCTCGCTCGGCTTCGGCGCGATCGCGGCGGTCGCACTGGCGGCCGGACTTTCGCTGACCGTGCTGCCCGCCATGCTCGCCCTGTTCGGCCATCGCATCGGCAAGGCCGCGGAAAAGGATCAGACCGAACGCTTCTGGGGTCGCATGGTGGACGCCGTGCTGCGCAGGCCGGGTCTGGTCACGGTGGCGGTGGGAGTTGTGCTGGTACTGCTCGCGCTGCCGCTGACGGGTGCGAAACTCGGCGATATCGACCATCGCGCGCTGCCCGTCGGCAACGAGATGCGTACCACCGTCGAGGAACTCACCGCCGGCTTCCCCGCCGCGAGCAGCGGTGTCACCGCCGTCCTGCAGGGGGAGAACGGACCACCGCAGTCGGCGGCCGTGGACGCGGCGAACACCGCCCTCGCCCGGGTCGAGGGCGTCGGTCAGGTGCTCCAGGTCGGCCGCGCCGACGATTTCGTGGTCTTCCACCTCTTCCTCGATGCCACCGACCGCAGCGAAAGGGCCACGGCGACGGTCGAAGACCTGCGCGCGCTGACCCCACCGGACGGCACGGCGCTGCGCCTCGGCGGCGACACCGCCGCCACCCTGGACAGCGTGCACTCCATCGTGCGCGGCATGCCGTGGATGATCCTGGTGATGGTGGCCGCCACGGTTCTGCTGCTCGCGGCCGCGTTCCGCTCGATCGTGTTGCCGCTCAAGGCGGTCGCGATGGCCTTCCTCAGCCTCGCCGCCACCTTCGGCGTACTCACCTGGATCTTCGGCGACGGCCACCTCGCGGGCGTGCTCGGCATCAGCCCCGGTCCGCTGGCCGCCGGCATGCTCGTGCTGATCATCGCCGTCGTGTTCGGACTGTCCACCGACTACGAGGTATTCCTGCTGTCCCGCATGGTCGAAGCGCACGCCGCGGGCGCCGACACCGCCACCGCGGTACGTGTCGGCACGCTCAAGACCGCCCGCGTCATCACCGCCGCGGCCACCCTGCTGGTCATCGTCACCGGCGCTTTCACGCTCTCGCCGTTGACGCCCATGCGTTTTCTCGGCCTGGGCATGATCGTCGCGCTGCTGATCGACGCCACGCTCGTGCGCATGCTGCTGGTGCCCGCGCTGGTGAAACTGATGGGCCCGGCCAACTGGTGGCACCCGTCGCGTCGCCCGCGGCGGGTCGCCGCCACGGTCGACCGGGTGCAGGAGTCCACCTCGATCGGCTGAATCGCGGGTATTTCCAGAAAGATCGCGCGCCACGCCGCAGCGAAGATTGCAATACATCCGATCACTCCGCAGGCTTGGCACCCATGTCCGCCGCCTGCCCCGCCTGCTCCTGGCCATCGCCGATGCTCGTCTCCCGGCATGGGGCGGTGCGCTATCTGCGCTGCGTGTGCGGGAGATTCCTGGTGGCGCACGGGGACGGGGTGAACCTGCTGAGCGGCCGAAGCGCTTGCGCCGCACCGAAGGTCGCCGAGCATCTGGAGTTGATTCCGCTGCCCGACGCCTGACGGACCTCCGAGGGGTTCACAGTCCGTGCCGGTGCTCGCCGGACACCAGCTCGGCGACGCGCGCTTCGTTGCGCGCCGAGAACGGATCCTCGACCGAGCGCCGGTAGGCCGCGACGGCGACGCGGGTGTCCGCGCCGACCAGATCGGCGTTGAGCTGCGCCGCGGCGAATGCTCCTGCGGCCGCGGCATTTCCGACCTGCGCCCCTGGATCAGTGACATTGCCCGCGGCCCAGACCCCGGCCACCTCGGTCCGTCCGGTGGCATCGACCGGAAGGTGCACGCCGAGGCCGGACGGATGCGCCACCGCGCGCAGGCCGATCCCGTCCAGGAAACCGGCGCGCGCGACCATCCTCGGCTGCACGGTCAGCACGGCGCGCTCGAACACCGTGCCGTCGCTCAGGCGTACACCGGTCAGCCGATCGCCGGTGACGACCAGTCCCGCCACCTCGCCCGGCACCACCTTGATTCCGCGCGCCGCGAGCTGTTCGGCCGCCTCGCCGACCGGCGGCGCCGTGGTGTGCGCGAAGAACACGACATCGCTGCTCAACTGCCGGAACAGCAACGCCTGGTGCACCGCCATCGGCCCGGTCGCCAGCACGCCGATGGCCTGGTCCCGGACCTCCCAGCCATGGCAGTACGGGCAGTGCACGAGGTCGCGGCCCCACCGCTCGGACAGGCCCGGGATCTGCGGTAACTCGTCCACCAGCCCGGTGGTCACGAGCAGTCGCCGGGCGCGGAACGTGCGGCCATCGGTCAGCGTCACCACGAATCCGTCGACGGCGCCGGTCACCGCTTCGACCTCGCCCGCCAGCACCTCGCCGCCGTAGCCGCGCACCTCCGCCCGGCCCAGCCCGAGCAATTCGCCGGGCGGCATCCCGTCGCGCGCGAGCAACCCGTGCACGCCTTCGGCCGGTGCGTTGCGCGGGTCGCCCGCGTCGATCACCAGCACCGACCGCCTGGCCCGCGCCAGCATCAGCGCACCGTTCAATCCGGCGGCACCGCCGCCGATCACCACCACGTCGTAGCCGTCTTGCTGTTCAGTCACCGTGACCACCTCCGCCGACCACCATGCGAGCAACCGCACCGATCCCGCAACATTTGTTGCCATATCGGCAATATCTGTCCGGGCTGAAATCCGGTCGACCGCGGGACGGTGGCTCGGTACCCTCCGATGCCATGGAGTGATGCCGAGTGCGCCCCCGGACAGCGCTGCCGCCGTGGCGGATTCAGCGCGCGGACGGCGCTGCCCGCATCCCGCACTCCGATCGAGGGACACCCATGACCGATCAAGAATTTCTTTCCCGCGTCGCCGCGCGCCTGGCCGCCCTGCCCGGTACCCAGGCGGTGACGCTCGGCGGCTCCCGCGCCCAGGGCACCCACACGCCCGAGAGCGACTGGGATCTGGCCATCTATTACCGAGGCACCTTCGACCCTGCCGCACTCCGTGAAATCGGTTGGGACGGTGAAGTATCCGAGCTGGGCGGCTGGGGCGGCGGCGTCTTCAACGGCGGCGGCTGGTTCACCATCGAGGGCCGCAAGGTCGACGTGCACTATCGCGACCTGGACGTGGTCGAACACGAACTCGCCGAGGCCGAGCAGGGCCGATTCCATTGGGAGCCACTGATGTTCCATCTGGCGGGCATTCCGAGCTATCTGCTGGTGGCCGAACTCGCCGTCAACGAGGTGTTGCACGGCACCCTCCCCCGGCCGGGCTACCCACCGGCACTGCGCACCGCCGCACCGCCGGTCTGGCGCAACCGGGCCGAGCTGACCCTGCGCTACGCCACGGACGCCTACGCCCGCCGGGGGCAGGTCACCGAGGTCGCCGGAGCCATCGCCATCGCCGCGATGGCCACGGCGCACGCGATCCTGGCGGCGCGCGGGGAATGGGTCGTCAACGAGAAGCGGTTGCTGGCGCGCGCGGGCCTGCGCGATATCGACGCGATCGTAGGGCGGTTGACACCCGACCCGGAGGCGTTGGCGCGGCAGCTCGCAGCGGTGCGGCACGTGCTTGCCACCGCGAGCTGACCCGCTACCTGCGACGACATGGTTTCGTCGCCGTCGCGTCACGGAGATGTTCCGCCAAGCGGCCTACCCGTTTGCCTGATCGTGGTTCGGCACGTGCATCCTGTACTCGAACAGATTGAATCCTTTGGATTGCCCGACTGCCGACGAGACCAGTGTCACCGGATGCGGTTCGGCGGACCGTCCCGACGACAGTGAGAGCAGGACCGATGCGGCCTGTGGTGATGGAAGGCGTCGCGGCACGGCGCGGCAGCGAATACGCGGTGTTGCTGCGCCGGGTGCGACAGGCCGGGCTGCTCGACCGGCGGCCGCGGTACTACGCGTGGAAAAGCGCGGTGACCGCCGCCGCCTTCGTGGGTGGCTGGCTGGTGTTCGTGCTGCTCGGCGATTCGTGGTGGCAGCTGGGCGTCGCGGCGTTCCTCGGAATGGTGTTCGCCCAGTTCGCTTTTCTCGGTCACGACGCCGGGCACAAGCAGATCTTCGCGAGCAGGCGCGCCAACTATCTGTACGGGTTGATCTTCGGCAACCTCGGGATCGGGGTGAGCATCGGCTGGTGGACCAGCAACCACAACCGCCATCACGCGCACCCGAACACCGAGGACGCCGACCCCGACATCATGGGGGTGCTGGCGCACTCCGGTGCGCGCGCCCGCGCCGAACGAAGTTGGCGGCGGCTGATTTTCCGATACCAGGCCTGGTTGTTCTTTCCGATGCTGCTGCTGGAGGGCGGCAGCCTGCATTTCGCGAGTGCCCGCGCGGCACTGCGCTGGCCGATCCCGAACCGACGCGCCGAAGGGGCACTGCTGGCGTTGCACGCCGTGGCCTATCTGGGCACGGTGTTCCTGATTCTCTCGCCGATCAAGGCGCTGGTGTTCATCGCCGTGCACCAGGGACTGTTCGGGCTCTACATGGGCTGCACCTTCGCGCCGAATCACAAAGGCATGGCGGTACTTTCGGCCGGAGACCGTACCGACTTCCTGCGCAAGCAGGTGCTCACCTCCCGTAACGTCCGCGGTGGCGTCGTCATCGATGCGGCACTGGGCGGCTTGAACTATCAGATCGAACACCACCTGTTCCCCTCGATGCCGCGAGCCAACCTGCGCCGCGCCCAGCCCATGGTCGCCGAGTTCTGCGCCGAGATCGGCGTACCGTACTGCGAGACCAGCCTGCTCCGCTCCTATGCCGAGGCGCTGCGCCACCTCGACGCCGTCGGCAAGCACACCAGGACGCGCACGGAATCCGCTGCCTGACACCGGCTGTCGGGCGATCGACGGACATACACGGCACCCCGGGCGCTGCGAAACTCATCGAGAGAGCTGTGGCGCCGCGCAACCCCGGCCGCCACGGCAACACTGCGGTAGGTGAGGTTCCGATGGGATTCTTCGGTCGAAAGTCCGAGCTGCGCACTGGTTTCGAGCACGAGTACGTCCCGCTGCCCGACCCCGGCCTGCCCGACGGAGAGACCCGGCAGGTGCTGTATCGGGCGCTGCGCGAGATCGGCTTGGCCAACATCGTCTTCGGACCCGGCGACGTGCGGGATTGCTTTCACGCGTTGACGTCCGTCGCACCGGTCTTCCGGACCACCGTCTCCGACAACCGGATGCTCGGCCGCTTCCCCGGCGAGCCGGACGTCTTCTGGTACGCGCTGCAGGGGTCGGCGGGCGCCGCGATCGTGATGTCCTTCGGGCCGGAAAGCGAGGACAGCTTCCGGCAGGTGCAGATCGACGGCCCGCTGAGCCGAACCGCGCTGCAAGCCCCGTTCGAATGGGGCACCGTGATGGGTCTCGGTGCCTCGGTGCCGGTCGGCTTCGCGCGGATCTTCGCCGACGCCACCCTGCAACCATTGTCGGCGCTGCCGGGTCTGGAGCGCTTCCGCCAATCGGACGAAAACGGTTCCGGCGCAGGGTCTCCCGCCGACGAACCGACCATC
This genomic stretch from Nocardia brasiliensis ATCC 700358 harbors:
- a CDS encoding nucleotidyltransferase domain-containing protein — encoded protein: MTDQEFLSRVAARLAALPGTQAVTLGGSRAQGTHTPESDWDLAIYYRGTFDPAALREIGWDGEVSELGGWGGGVFNGGGWFTIEGRKVDVHYRDLDVVEHELAEAEQGRFHWEPLMFHLAGIPSYLLVAELAVNEVLHGTLPRPGYPPALRTAAPPVWRNRAELTLRYATDAYARRGQVTEVAGAIAIAAMATAHAILAARGEWVVNEKRLLARAGLRDIDAIVGRLTPDPEALARQLAAVRHVLATAS
- a CDS encoding fatty acid desaturase family protein, which codes for MRPVVMEGVAARRGSEYAVLLRRVRQAGLLDRRPRYYAWKSAVTAAAFVGGWLVFVLLGDSWWQLGVAAFLGMVFAQFAFLGHDAGHKQIFASRRANYLYGLIFGNLGIGVSIGWWTSNHNRHHAHPNTEDADPDIMGVLAHSGARARAERSWRRLIFRYQAWLFFPMLLLEGGSLHFASARAALRWPIPNRRAEGALLALHAVAYLGTVFLILSPIKALVFIAVHQGLFGLYMGCTFAPNHKGMAVLSAGDRTDFLRKQVLTSRNVRGGVVIDAALGGLNYQIEHHLFPSMPRANLRRAQPMVAEFCAEIGVPYCETSLLRSYAEALRHLDAVGKHTRTRTESAA
- a CDS encoding NAD(P)/FAD-dependent oxidoreductase — translated: MTEQQDGYDVVVIGGGAAGLNGALMLARARRSVLVIDAGDPRNAPAEGVHGLLARDGMPPGELLGLGRAEVRGYGGEVLAGEVEAVTGAVDGFVVTLTDGRTFRARRLLVTTGLVDELPQIPGLSERWGRDLVHCPYCHGWEVRDQAIGVLATGPMAVHQALLFRQLSSDVVFFAHTTAPPVGEAAEQLAARGIKVVPGEVAGLVVTGDRLTGVRLSDGTVFERAVLTVQPRMVARAGFLDGIGLRAVAHPSGLGVHLPVDATGRTEVAGVWAAGNVTDPGAQVGNAAAAGAFAAAQLNADLVGADTRVAVAAYRRSVEDPFSARNEARVAELVSGEHRHGL
- a CDS encoding MMPL family transporter, coding for MTAWARFVSARPRTVLAVVAGAMLLFGLLGMNTADKVSAAGFIDPHSESAAVDRLVRAHFGPQTPDAVALYTAPAGQTLDDIGPAVQRSLARIDPALLQRPVETYWNSVPPRKQFLRSADNRQALAAVYLAGDDNRRVAAYPDIEAALRVPGIDTKLSGYSALATQINKQSQHDLVRAESLSLPLTLLILVLVFGGVVAASFPVAVGVLAVLGAMGTIRVLTEFTEVSTFAVNIASLLGLGMAIDYGLFLVTRFREERANGRELTAAIERTCATAGRTVAFSALLLICAFAGTFVFPQAVLRSLGFGAIAAVALAAGLSLTVLPAMLALFGHRIGKAAEKDQTERFWGRMVDAVLRRPGLVTVAVGVVLVLLALPLTGAKLGDIDHRALPVGNEMRTTVEELTAGFPAASSGVTAVLQGENGPPQSAAVDAANTALARVEGVGQVLQVGRADDFVVFHLFLDATDRSERATATVEDLRALTPPDGTALRLGGDTAATLDSVHSIVRGMPWMILVMVAATVLLLAAAFRSIVLPLKAVAMAFLSLAATFGVLTWIFGDGHLAGVLGISPGPLAAGMLVLIIAVVFGLSTDYEVFLLSRMVEAHAAGADTATAVRVGTLKTARVITAAATLLVIVTGAFTLSPLTPMRFLGLGMIVALLIDATLVRMLLVPALVKLMGPANWWHPSRRPRRVAATVDRVQESTSIG